A window of Tepidisphaeraceae bacterium genomic DNA:
TTCGTGCACCCGTCGACTTGCAGTGCCCGCGGGCCCGATTAGGATCGCGAACCTAAGCACCTTTGGAGGCAGACATGGCAGACCGTGTGGGCGTGGCGATCATCGGCGTCGGTGGCATCGTGCTCAACGAGCACATGAAGCACCTCAGCGCCATGTCAGACGTGACGTTCGTCGGCTACCTCCACAATAAGTCCGGCCGTGCCGCCCAAGCCGCCCAAGAGTATGGCGGGCGCGTGTTCGACACGATCGACGACCTGCTGGACGACCCCAAAGTGCAGGCCGTCTACCTGTCGGTGCCCCCCTACGCCCACGGTGAGATCGAATCCAAGGTAATCCGGGCCGGCAAAGCGCTGTTCATCGAGAAGCCCCTCGGCACGAAGCTCGAGACGGCGTTGGAGGTCGGCCAGCAGGTGGAAGAGGCCCGCGCGATCGTGGCGGTCGGGTACCACTGGCGCTACCAGTCGACCACTGCCGAGCTGCGCCGCCGGATGGCCGGCGTGCCGGTGGTGGGCGCCACCGGCTGGTGGTGCGGCGGGCGACCAGACGTCTGGTGGTGGCGCGACAAGGCCACCAGTGGCGGGCAACCGACGGAACAGACCACGCACATCTTCGACCTGGCCAACTACCTGATCGACGCCGACCCCGTCTGCGTTCTGGCCACCGGCCGACAGCTGGGCGTGTTCGCCGACGATCCGAAGCACACGGTCGACGACGTTTCGCTCGCCCAGGTGCACTAC
This region includes:
- a CDS encoding Gfo/Idh/MocA family oxidoreductase yields the protein MADRVGVAIIGVGGIVLNEHMKHLSAMSDVTFVGYLHNKSGRAAQAAQEYGGRVFDTIDDLLDDPKVQAVYLSVPPYAHGEIESKVIRAGKALFIEKPLGTKLETALEVGQQVEEARAIVAVGYHWRYQSTTAELRRRMAGVPVVGATGWWCGGRPDVWWWRDKATSGGQPTEQTTHIFDLANYLIDADPVCVLATGRQLGVFADDPKHTVDDVSLAQVHYANGAAISVWSSDVMTGPAARISLEIYGIDRRYEIGLKTMKCWEKSGCSEIPHEGSAYFRENEAFIQAVRTGDPSGLLATYETSLVTHRVTMAVERSIRSGKMETV